In the Mus pahari chromosome 19, PAHARI_EIJ_v1.1, whole genome shotgun sequence genome, one interval contains:
- the Gdf15 gene encoding growth/differentiation factor 15, whose translation MAPPALQTQPPSGSQLRFLLFLLLLLLLLSWPTQGDALAMPEQRRSRPESQLNADELRGRFQDLLSRLHINQSREDSNTEPSPDPVVRILSPEVRLGSHGQLLLRVNRASLTQGLPETYRVHRALLLLTPTVRPWDITRPLKRAIGLWGPGAPALRLRLTPPPDLAMLPSGGAKLELHLGMAAGRERRSAHAHPRDSCPLGPGRCCHLETVQATLEDLGWSDWVLSPRQLQLSMCVGECPHLYRSANTHAQIKARLHGLQPDRVPAPCCVPSSYTPVVLMHRTDSGVSLQTYDDLVARGCHCA comes from the exons ATGGCCCCGCCTGCGCTCCAGACCCAGCCTCCAAGCGgctctcagctgaggttcctgctgttcctgctgctgttgctgctgctgctgtcatggCCAACGCAGGGGGACGCCCTGGCAATGCCTGAGCAGCGACGCTCCCGCCCTGAGTCCCAACTCAACGCCGACGAGCTACGGGGTCGCTTCCAGGACCTGCTGAGCCGGCTGCACATCAACCAGAGCCGAGAGGACTCGAACACAGAACCAAGCCCCGACCCAGTTGTCCGGATACTCAGTCCAGAGG TGAGATTGGGATCCCACGGTCAGCTGCTACTCCGCGTCAACCGGGCGTCGCTGACTCAGGGTCTCCCCGAAACCTATCGCGTGCACCGAGCGCTGCTCCTGCTGACGCCGACCGTCCGCCCCTGGGACATCACTAGGCCCCTGAAGCGTGCGATCGGCCTCTGGGGACCCGGTGCTCCCGCACTACGCCTGCGCCTGACGCCGCCTCCCGACCTGGCCATGCTGCCCTCTGGCGGCGCGAAGCTGGAACTGCACTTAGGGATGGCCGCCGGCAGGGAGCGCCGAAGCGCGCATGCGCACCCAAGAGACTCGTGCCCACTGGGTCCGGGGCGCTGCTGTCACCTGGAGACTGTGCAGGCAACTCTCGAGGACTTGGGCTGGAGCGACTGGGTGCTGTCCCCGCGCCAGCTGCAACTGAGCATGTGCGTGGGCGAGTGTCCCCACCTGTACCGCTCCGCGAACACGCATGCGCAGATCAAAGCACGCCTGCACGGCCTGCAGCCTGACAGGGTGCCTGCCCCTTGCTGTGTCCCCTCCAGCTACACCCCGGTGGTTCTTATGCACAGGACAGACAGTGGTGTGTCACTGCAGACTTATGATGACCTGGTGGCCCGGGGCTGCCACTGCGCTTGA
- the Lrrc25 gene encoding leucine-rich repeat-containing protein 25 has protein sequence MGSTTQIAGMGSTRTRLLWSRLLMLLAVLHKSGSQDLTCMVYPSRVDWTQTFNGTCLNFSGLGLSLPRSPLKASHAQVLDLSKNGLQGLPGAFFANLEKLQTLIVTHNQLDSVDSSLALRCDLELRADCSCGLASWYAIRQNCSQQQQLLCLHPATEAPRNLSTFLQVSCPPSWGPGTIGALVAGTISLALAVSGSVLAWRLRRRRRASEHSLGKAQMSPHDVPGPVTDFLPRYSSRRPGPTAPDTPPSRFTMDYENVFIGQPAEDCSWSAARDRPSGDSGCYMNYRSVDQDPQPVYCNLESLGRAPRDYEESVVSWR, from the exons ATGGGGAGCACCACACAGATTGCTGGAATGGGGAGCACCAGAACTAGGTTGCTGTGGTCACGTCTTCTGATGCTGTTGGCCGTGCTCCACAAGTCAGGAAGTCAAGATCTCACCTGCATGGTTTACCCGAGCAGAGTAGACTGGACTCAGACATTTAATGGCACCTGCCTGAATTTCAGTGGCCTTGGCCTGTCCCTGCCAAGGAGCCCCTTGAAAGCCAGCCACGCTCAAGTCCTGGACCTGTCTAAGAATGGCCTGCAGGGGCTCCCTGGGGCCTTCTTCGCCAACCTGGAAAAGCTGCAAACCCTGATTGTCACCCACAACCAGCTGGACAGTGTGGACAGTTCACTGGCCTTGCGCTGTGACCTGGAGCTCAGGGCAGACTGCAGCTGTGGGCTGGCCTCCTGGTATGCTATTCGCCAGAActgctcccagcagcagcagcttctctGTCTACACCCAGCCACCGAAGCTCCAAGGAACCTCTCCACCTTCCTTCAAGTCAGCTGTCCCCCCAGCTGGGGTCCGGGGACCATTGGTGCCCTTGTTGCTGGGACAATCTCCCTGGCTTTGGCTGTCAGTGGGTCTGTGCTGGCCTGGAGACTTCGCCGCCGCCGCCGAGCCAGTGAGCACAGCCTCGGCAAAGCCCAGATGTCCCCACACGATGTCCCCGGACCAGTGACAGATTTCCTGCCAAGGTACAGCAGCCGGAGACCCGGCCCCACGGCCCCAGACACGCCACCCAGCAGGTTCACAATGGATTATGAGAATGTCTTCATTGGCCAGCCAGCAGAGGACTGCTCATGGTCTGCAGCCAG AGACCGCCCTTCTGGGGACAGTGGCTGCTACATGAACTACAGGAGTGTCGACCAGGACCCTCAGCCCGTCTATTGCAACCTGGAGTCCCTGGGGCGGGCCCCACGGGACTATGAGGAGAGTGTGGTCTCCTGGCGCTGA